Part of the Flavobacterium sp. KS-LB2 genome is shown below.
TCGTGTTGTTCACTTTGTGCGCACCGGTATGGCATAAATCTTCTCTTTTCAGGTAGATTTTAGTATTGTATTGCTCTGATAATCGTTCTGCAAAATAGAGCGGTGTAGGACGACCTACATAATCTTTAAGCAAGGCGTCAAATTCAGCTTGAAACTCAGGTTCAGCTGTAATTTTTAAATAATTTTGACGTAATTCTTCCACATTTGGATATAACATTTCAGGAATGTAGGCACCTCCAAATTCTCCGTAATAGCCTTTTTCGTTGACGTTGTAACTCATTTTTTTAAGTTTATAGGTTTAAAGTTTTCAAGTTATGCTTGAAATTATTTAATTTTTCTATGTTTTTTAATCCGGGTTTTATTTCAAATTTACTGTTTACATCTATGGCGTAAAGCGGTAAATTGGTTTTCGAAATTTCTTTCACCGCGTCCATTTCCTCAATCCCGATTCCACCACTCAAGAAAAATGGTTTGCTCGACGGATATTTTTCTAACACTTTCCAATCGAATGTGGTTCCGTTTCCGCCGGGTAATTTCCCTTTGGTATCAAAAAGAAAATAATCACAGACGTTTTCAAATGGTTTCAGTACTTCAAAATTAAAATCATCGGCTACCGAAAATACTTTTATGATTTCAATAGTTTGATCTAATTTAGACTTCAAATCTAAACAAAATTCAACTGATTCGTGACCGTGTAATTGTACGGCTTGTAAATTATGTTGTTGGGCTTTC
Proteins encoded:
- a CDS encoding phosphoribosylanthranilate isomerase; translation: MKLKICGMKYPDNILEVGSLLPDYMGFIFWEKSARYFDGVIPELPKSIKKVGVFVNETIEVILAKAQQHNLQAVQLHGHESVEFCLDLKSKLDQTIEIIKVFSVADDFNFEVLKPFENVCDYFLFDTKGKLPGGNGTTFDWKVLEKYPSSKPFFLSGGIGIEEMDAVKEISKTNLPLYAIDVNSKFEIKPGLKNIEKLNNFKHNLKTLNL